A stretch of the Thalassotalea euphylliae genome encodes the following:
- a CDS encoding sugar MFS transporter: protein MPTKVSNALPIAIIGGLFFIFGFVTWLNGSLIPFLQIACELNHMEAYLVTMAFYIAYTVFALPMAAILKRTGYKNGMMLGLLLMAVGALIFIPAAEFRTYSIFLVALFVLASGLTILQTAANPYIVLLGDKDKAAMRISIMGFLNKGAGFLAPLVFTALVLSDMSQFSEAYLATLSPEAKAQALSELSSRLVTPYIIMAIVLSALAALIKFSPLPELEAESDNDDEAQDSWAILGHPKLIFGVFALFFYVGVEVVAGDTIGLFGKEMGVANFGQLTAYTMAFMMLGYVLGMICIPRVISQENALVASALLGLVLTTLLLSADTTSYSVWNSLLAWTGITALPNVVLYVAALGLANALVWPAIWPMALDGLGKLTSIGSALLIMSISGGAIMPMVYGALVESSGNSQSSYWIMLPCYLVILWYAVYGHKIARWSKSKAIAKHV, encoded by the coding sequence ATGCCAACAAAAGTGTCTAACGCCTTACCGATCGCCATCATTGGCGGGTTGTTTTTTATATTTGGTTTTGTGACTTGGTTAAATGGCTCGTTAATTCCTTTCTTGCAAATCGCCTGTGAATTAAATCATATGGAAGCCTACTTGGTGACCATGGCCTTCTATATTGCCTATACCGTGTTTGCCTTACCCATGGCGGCTATTCTAAAACGCACTGGCTATAAAAATGGCATGATGCTGGGATTATTATTAATGGCGGTCGGCGCGCTTATTTTTATTCCCGCAGCAGAGTTTCGCACTTACAGTATCTTCTTAGTTGCCCTATTTGTGCTGGCTTCTGGCTTAACCATTTTGCAAACCGCAGCTAACCCCTACATTGTTTTATTGGGTGATAAAGACAAAGCGGCGATGCGCATCAGTATTATGGGCTTTCTCAATAAAGGCGCAGGCTTTCTAGCACCACTGGTATTCACGGCACTAGTACTTAGCGATATGTCACAATTTAGTGAAGCTTATTTAGCCACTTTAAGCCCCGAGGCGAAAGCGCAAGCATTGTCTGAGTTATCGTCACGCCTAGTCACGCCCTACATTATTATGGCGATTGTCTTGTCAGCATTGGCAGCTTTGATCAAGTTTTCGCCGTTACCTGAACTAGAAGCAGAAAGTGATAACGATGATGAAGCACAGGATAGCTGGGCGATTCTGGGCCATCCAAAACTGATTTTTGGCGTCTTCGCGCTATTTTTCTATGTCGGTGTTGAAGTGGTTGCTGGTGACACCATTGGCTTGTTTGGTAAAGAAATGGGCGTAGCGAATTTTGGCCAACTGACCGCCTATACTATGGCCTTTATGATGCTAGGCTATGTGCTGGGGATGATTTGTATCCCGCGCGTGATTTCGCAGGAAAATGCCTTGGTGGCTTCCGCGCTACTTGGTTTAGTGTTAACGACTTTGCTATTAAGTGCTGACACAACCAGCTATAGCGTATGGAACAGCTTATTGGCGTGGACGGGAATAACGGCATTGCCTAATGTCGTGCTTTATGTGGCGGCACTTGGCTTAGCCAATGCTTTAGTTTGGCCAGCGATTTGGCCAATGGCGCTCGATGGCTTAGGTAAACTGACGAGCATAGGTTCGGCGCTATTGATTATGAGTATATCGGGTGGTGCGATTATGCCGATGGTGTATGGCGCTTTGGTGGAGTCGAGTGGTAACTCACAAAGCTCCTATTGGATCATGTTACCTTGTTATCTGGTGATCCTCTGGTATGCGGTTTATGGTCATAAAATTGCGCGTTGGTCAAAATCAAAAGCAATTGCAAAACATGTATAA
- the agaR gene encoding transcriptional repressor AgaR, whose translation MSTLERRQSILSLLQTDGRVEVPALAAQFAVSTVTIRTDLNYLDKKGLLVRSHGGAVASERITKALSQELSIGEKKQQNHAIKEAIGERAAQFVEHGDNLIIDSGTTTLEVAKALFAKENLVVMTNGLNIASELAKHPSSEVMVTGGQLRKKSLSFYGRQAEASLSSYRFNKLFLGVDGFDVATGITTHFEPEAHLNRVMCQANVEIIAVADSSKFSKQGLHIICDVADIDVLITDSKLSQAHQQALIDAGIRLELVEAD comes from the coding sequence ATGTCAACTCTAGAACGTAGACAAAGTATTTTAAGCCTGCTGCAAACAGATGGCCGAGTCGAAGTACCGGCCTTAGCTGCGCAATTTGCGGTGTCGACTGTTACCATTCGCACCGATCTCAATTATTTGGATAAGAAAGGGCTATTGGTGCGTTCGCACGGCGGTGCTGTGGCCAGTGAGCGGATCACTAAAGCACTTTCACAAGAATTATCAATTGGTGAGAAAAAGCAGCAAAACCATGCCATTAAAGAGGCCATTGGGGAGCGTGCTGCGCAGTTTGTTGAACATGGTGATAACTTGATAATTGATTCCGGTACCACCACTTTGGAAGTCGCCAAGGCACTATTTGCCAAGGAAAACTTAGTGGTGATGACCAATGGCCTCAATATTGCCTCTGAGTTAGCTAAGCATCCGTCGTCAGAAGTGATGGTAACGGGCGGGCAACTTAGAAAGAAATCTCTGTCGTTTTATGGTCGTCAAGCGGAAGCCAGCTTAAGCAGTTATCGCTTTAATAAGTTATTTCTCGGTGTTGATGGCTTTGATGTCGCGACTGGCATTACCACGCATTTTGAACCAGAAGCCCACTTAAATCGCGTGATGTGCCAAGCCAATGTGGAAATTATTGCGGTTGCTGACTCCTCTAAGTTTAGTAAGCAAGGGCTACATATTATTTGTGATGTCGCTGATATTGATGTGTTAATTACCGATAGCAAGTTATCACAAGCGCATCAGCAAGCATTGATTGATGCTGGTATTCGACTTGAATTAGTGGAAGCCGACTAA